The following coding sequences are from one Hyphomicrobiales bacterium window:
- a CDS encoding RND transporter, with protein sequence MPKAVRMLLLIGLGVVLVGGLLWVTFRTEPVLVDLEEAVIAPMQVTIDVDGKTRIRDIYEISAPITGLAQRSPVEVGDQVMAGETVVAVVEPIEPSLLDARSRLQADAAIREAEARLLVAQTELASAEEHRRRAQSQFDRTETLVSRGVVSTTQLEDATEQLAIANAAQAAAIAGISMAQSSLERAQAELIEPGDEQSQDGACCVPLMAPANGRVLAINQISARPVVAGARLVTIGDPTELEIVADILSVDAVRLEVGALAFVDRWGGSDALEARLVRIEPAARTEVSALGIEEQRVDTVFEITSPLEAREGLGDGFSVHLRIVEWQSDQALQVPLSATFRVGEAWGLFAVEDGVAHERLVELGRRNARTVEVLGGLEAGTMVVTHPSDDLSDGSPVRQRTIDMR encoded by the coding sequence ATGCCCAAAGCCGTTCGCATGCTGCTGCTCATCGGCCTTGGTGTCGTTCTGGTCGGCGGGCTTCTCTGGGTGACCTTCCGTACCGAGCCAGTGTTGGTCGACCTGGAAGAGGCGGTGATCGCACCGATGCAGGTGACCATCGACGTCGACGGCAAGACGCGCATTCGCGACATCTATGAGATTTCCGCGCCCATCACAGGTCTTGCGCAACGCTCCCCGGTCGAGGTCGGCGACCAGGTCATGGCCGGTGAGACAGTAGTCGCCGTTGTCGAACCCATCGAGCCGAGCCTGCTTGATGCCCGCAGCCGCCTGCAGGCCGATGCGGCGATACGCGAAGCAGAGGCACGGCTTCTCGTCGCGCAGACCGAATTGGCCAGCGCCGAAGAACATCGTCGGCGCGCGCAGTCGCAATTTGATCGGACCGAGACGCTGGTCTCGCGCGGCGTGGTGAGCACTACACAGCTTGAGGACGCCACCGAGCAGTTGGCTATCGCCAACGCCGCCCAGGCTGCCGCCATCGCAGGCATAAGCATGGCGCAAAGCAGCCTTGAGCGCGCGCAAGCTGAACTGATCGAACCAGGCGATGAGCAGAGCCAGGATGGCGCCTGCTGCGTCCCGCTAATGGCGCCGGCGAATGGGCGCGTGCTCGCCATCAATCAGATCAGTGCCCGTCCCGTTGTGGCGGGAGCACGTCTGGTCACGATCGGCGATCCGACAGAGCTGGAAATCGTCGCCGACATTCTCTCCGTCGACGCTGTGCGCTTGGAAGTCGGTGCGCTGGCGTTCGTCGACCGTTGGGGAGGATCGGATGCCCTGGAGGCGAGGCTGGTGCGCATAGAACCGGCGGCGCGCACCGAAGTCTCAGCCCTTGGTATCGAAGAGCAGCGCGTGGACACGGTCTTTGAGATCACCTCACCCTTGGAGGCGCGCGAAGGACTTGGCGATGGATTCTCCGTTCATCTTCGCATTGTCGAATGGCAATCCGACCAAGCCCTCCAAGTGCCATTGAGCGCGACTTTCCGCGTTGGCGAGGCCTGGGGGCTGTTCGCGGTCGAAGACGGCGTCGCGCACGAGCGTTTGGTCGAGCTTGGCCGGCGCAATGCGCGAACTGTCGAAGTGCTCGGCGGCTTGGAGGCCGGCACCATGGTGGTGACCCATCCCAGCGATGATCTCAGCGACGGCTCGCCAGTGCGCCAACGCACCATCGACATGCGATAG
- a CDS encoding ABC transporter ATP-binding protein, producing MTKETVFRTSNVSKVYDTGTVKIKALRDVSLELYSGELAVLLGPSGSGKSTLLNILGGLDHASSGDVWFRDLELTNLNDRGLTYYRRDHVGFVFQFYNLVASLTARENVQLVTDVAKNPMKADDALALVGLTSRLSHFPAELSGGEQQRVAIARAIAKRPEVLLCDEPTGALDSKTGVQVLEALDQINRDFGTTTVVITHNAEIRRMAHRVVRFQDGGIVDLEVNDHRIAPAEIVW from the coding sequence ATGACCAAAGAAACTGTCTTTCGTACGTCCAATGTCAGCAAGGTCTACGACACCGGAACCGTAAAGATCAAAGCGCTGCGCGACGTCAGCCTGGAGCTTTATTCTGGCGAACTCGCCGTGCTTCTCGGCCCATCCGGCAGCGGTAAATCCACGCTTCTCAATATCCTGGGTGGCCTGGACCATGCCAGCTCCGGCGATGTCTGGTTTCGTGACCTAGAACTCACCAACCTCAATGATCGTGGACTGACCTACTATCGCCGTGACCATGTCGGGTTCGTCTTCCAATTCTACAATCTGGTTGCCAGCCTGACGGCCCGCGAAAACGTGCAATTGGTCACAGATGTTGCCAAGAACCCGATGAAGGCCGACGACGCATTGGCTCTGGTCGGCCTGACCTCTCGACTGTCCCATTTTCCCGCAGAACTCTCCGGCGGTGAGCAACAGCGCGTTGCCATCGCCCGCGCTATCGCCAAACGCCCAGAGGTATTGCTCTGCGATGAGCCGACCGGCGCGCTCGACAGCAAAACCGGTGTTCAGGTGCTTGAGGCGCTCGACCAAATCAATCGTGACTTCGGCACAACAACCGTGGTCATCACCCACAATGCGGAAATCCGCAGAATGGCCCACCGCGTGGTGCGTTTCCAGGATGGCGGCATCGTCGATCTGGAGGTCAATGACCACCGCATTGCCCCAGCCGAAATCGTCTGGTGA
- a CDS encoding FtsX-like permease family protein, translating into MHAIDRKLLRDFRRLWAQALAIAIVLACGVAILITSFGMYRALDETRDAYYERNRFADVFSAARRAPIDLVRQVMEIPGVQMAEARVTGDVVLDIPGSVESAVGRILSLPDFGEPQLNVPLLRSGRLPTSTGEVAVNKPFAVANGFALGDQFEANLNGRKQTLTITGTLDSPEFIYTLGPGALMPNDLTFGILWMPRSMAEAAFDMTGAFNDISLAIDARTPVEPVLEALDNLLDPYGGLGAYDRADQLSNAFIDAEITQLRSMAFILPPVFFGISAFLVAMVMGRIIALERSEIGLLKALGYSDLEICLHYLMLAGLIAIAGILIGWGAGTWLARGLAELYAGYFNFPFLIFNVALWIYGVSAALALATAALGAARSALKAARLAPAVAMQPPTPARFRQNIIDKAMAAARLSQPTIMILRSLTRWPWRSALTALGMTMAVAAVMTSSFMGDSLDAIVDSAFYQSNRQHAMLLFTDDVPISTLGEVARLPAVRQVEGQQYHGAVLRNLHYEKRVSIEARLPGMDLSRVVDADGAVLDIPPGGIVLSNRLAGQLQVSPGDGLEVEFLTGRQETHEVVVSGLIDQYLGLGAYMDLNFINQLFRQSPRISVANVTLDDAQIDALHAAVTEIPELSGTIMMTQSRRSFQETIRQNVIVMNTIYMIIAVLITIGVAYNGARVQLSERARELASLRILGFTRGQVSYILVGETMLLALLAQPLGWAFGRLFTGAMVEAFSSDLYALPLVLKPATFTTASLVVLAAALGSVLVVRRRLDRLDLVAVMKTRE; encoded by the coding sequence ATGCACGCTATCGACCGAAAACTGCTGCGAGATTTCAGACGCCTTTGGGCGCAGGCGCTGGCCATCGCCATTGTGCTCGCCTGCGGTGTGGCGATCCTGATCACCTCGTTCGGCATGTACCGAGCGCTCGATGAAACGCGCGATGCCTATTACGAGCGCAACCGGTTTGCCGATGTGTTTTCCGCCGCGCGCCGCGCGCCGATAGATCTTGTGCGTCAGGTCATGGAGATCCCAGGCGTGCAGATGGCCGAGGCGCGGGTGACCGGCGATGTCGTTCTCGACATTCCCGGCAGTGTGGAATCGGCCGTTGGGCGCATCCTCTCACTGCCCGACTTTGGCGAGCCGCAGCTCAACGTGCCTCTGTTGCGATCCGGGCGCCTACCGACATCCACCGGAGAAGTCGCTGTCAACAAACCCTTTGCAGTGGCCAACGGGTTTGCGCTTGGCGACCAGTTTGAGGCCAACCTCAATGGGCGCAAGCAGACACTGACGATCACTGGAACGCTCGACTCACCAGAGTTCATCTACACGCTGGGGCCAGGCGCACTGATGCCAAACGATCTCACGTTCGGGATATTGTGGATGCCGCGCAGCATGGCTGAAGCCGCTTTCGACATGACCGGCGCGTTCAACGACATCAGCCTGGCAATCGATGCGCGCACGCCTGTCGAGCCGGTGCTAGAGGCGTTGGACAATCTGCTCGATCCCTATGGCGGGCTGGGTGCCTATGACCGCGCGGACCAACTGTCCAACGCTTTCATCGATGCCGAAATCACGCAACTACGCAGCATGGCGTTCATTCTGCCACCAGTGTTTTTCGGCATCTCAGCCTTCCTGGTGGCCATGGTCATGGGTCGGATCATCGCCTTGGAACGCAGCGAAATCGGGCTTCTGAAGGCGCTCGGCTATTCCGACCTTGAAATCTGCCTGCATTATTTGATGCTCGCCGGGCTCATCGCGATAGCCGGCATTTTGATCGGCTGGGGCGCTGGCACCTGGCTCGCCCGCGGCCTGGCCGAGCTCTATGCCGGTTATTTCAATTTCCCCTTTCTCATTTTCAACGTGGCGCTTTGGATCTATGGCGTCTCGGCAGCCCTTGCTCTCGCCACAGCCGCCCTTGGCGCAGCACGCAGTGCATTGAAGGCCGCAAGGCTTGCGCCTGCCGTGGCCATGCAGCCGCCAACCCCGGCGCGCTTCCGCCAGAACATCATCGATAAGGCGATGGCCGCCGCCCGCCTTTCGCAGCCCACCATCATGATCCTGCGCAGCCTGACCCGTTGGCCCTGGCGCAGCGCGCTGACCGCGTTGGGCATGACGATGGCGGTCGCGGCTGTGATGACGTCATCTTTCATGGGTGACAGTCTGGACGCCATCGTCGACAGCGCCTTTTACCAATCCAACCGCCAACATGCGATGCTGCTGTTCACCGACGATGTGCCGATCAGCACCTTGGGTGAGGTTGCGCGCTTACCGGCCGTGCGCCAGGTCGAAGGTCAGCAATATCACGGCGCCGTTTTGCGCAATCTCCATTATGAAAAACGCGTGTCCATCGAGGCCCGTCTGCCTGGCATGGACCTCAGCCGGGTTGTGGACGCGGACGGCGCGGTCTTGGACATCCCTCCAGGCGGCATTGTGCTGTCGAACCGCTTGGCAGGTCAGCTTCAGGTCTCGCCGGGCGATGGTCTGGAAGTGGAATTTCTGACCGGACGGCAGGAAACCCATGAGGTGGTCGTGTCCGGACTGATCGACCAATATCTGGGCCTTGGCGCCTACATGGACCTCAACTTTATCAATCAGCTGTTCCGCCAATCGCCGCGCATTTCCGTTGCCAATGTCACCTTGGACGATGCGCAGATTGACGCGCTACACGCCGCCGTCACCGAGATCCCAGAGCTTTCTGGCACCATCATGATGACGCAGTCGCGGCGATCCTTTCAGGAAACGATCCGTCAGAATGTGATCGTCATGAACACGATTTACATGATCATCGCCGTGCTGATCACCATCGGCGTTGCCTACAATGGCGCGCGCGTTCAGCTCTCCGAACGCGCCCGCGAACTGGCGAGCCTGCGTATCCTTGGCTTCACCCGCGGGCAGGTCTCCTACATTCTGGTCGGCGAAACCATGCTTTTGGCGCTGCTTGCTCAGCCGCTTGGCTGGGCGTTTGGGCGGCTTTTTACCGGCGCGATGGTCGAAGCTTTTTCGAGCGACCTTTACGCCTTGCCGCTTGTTTTAAAACCCGCGACCTTTACCACCGCCAGTCTCGTCGTCCTCGCCGCAGCGCTTGGCTCGGTGCTGGTCGTCCGCCGCAGGCTCGACCGGCTGGACCTCGTCGCCGTCATGAAAACCCGGGAGTGA
- a CDS encoding HAD-IC family P-type ATPase, which yields MKADQRQGLSEPEVAARRQSAGWNEIPEGRKAHPLAVFVRQFTGLLVLILILAGAIAIYLGEVVDALAIGLVVLLNGILGFVQEWRAENALQALRAMMAPTALVLRNGEEQIIAARELVPDDIVILATGDRVPADIDLHETIQLKINESVLTGESTAVDKDTSPEGRQIFSGTSVVAGRGEGIVTATGLDTEFGKIAKLTGGVSKQKTQLQVQLGRLAGQLGAVALLVASLVVGIGVWAGREAGELFMTGLSLAVAVVPEGLPAVVTITLALGATAMARQNAVVRRLQAIETLGAASVICTDKTGTLTENKMTATRIWMPHAAFSVTGTGYDPMGHIARDNQRVRASDDLCLDAALSTAALCNHASLRRHEGEWVMQGSPTEGALVVLAHKGWVKLPDDREPVNEEPFSSERKRMSVLVGTPPTLHCKGAPEQVLERCDRIATPSGATALDDACRGSVMEAYHAMAEQGLRVIALASRPATDPTDTAEERLIFSALVGIIDPPRPEVKDAVRLAQSAGIRVIMITGDSPVTAQAIAGQLAIPVERAVTGPEIEALNNDELREALAGDLLFARAKPAQKIRIVEALQAQDKIVAMTGDGVNDAPALKQADIGISMGQRGTAVARDASDLILLDDNFATIVAAIKEGRRQFDNVRKFVRYLLTSNAGEIVAILANILIGGPLIFLATQILWMNLVTDGVTAVALGLEKAEKGQMQRKPRAPSTPIIGWDGLFFIVLFAIYTGSASLWIFYQTLPLGVEVARTAAFTGMIVFEKVSVFAFRSLRHPCSQIGWLSNPFLIVTLTITLLAQVAAVYWPPLQLLLHTAPLGQEQWVMIAILALPLIVIPELVKLVTRPKIA from the coding sequence ATGAAGGCCGATCAACGCCAAGGCTTGTCAGAACCCGAGGTTGCCGCACGTCGGCAGAGCGCCGGCTGGAACGAAATCCCAGAAGGCCGAAAGGCCCATCCGCTTGCCGTGTTCGTGCGGCAATTCACGGGGTTGCTGGTTCTCATCCTAATCCTTGCCGGCGCGATCGCGATCTATCTAGGCGAGGTCGTGGACGCTCTGGCCATCGGTCTGGTCGTCCTGCTCAACGGTATCTTGGGGTTCGTTCAGGAATGGCGCGCAGAGAATGCTTTACAGGCCCTGCGCGCTATGATGGCGCCCACTGCCCTGGTTCTGCGTAACGGCGAAGAACAGATCATCGCCGCCCGCGAACTTGTGCCCGACGACATCGTCATCCTGGCCACCGGCGATCGTGTGCCCGCCGATATCGATCTGCACGAAACGATCCAACTGAAGATCAATGAGAGCGTCCTCACCGGCGAATCCACAGCCGTCGACAAGGACACAAGCCCAGAGGGCCGGCAGATCTTCTCCGGCACGTCGGTTGTCGCAGGGCGCGGTGAAGGGATCGTCACGGCCACTGGGCTCGACACCGAGTTCGGCAAGATTGCCAAGCTCACCGGCGGCGTTTCGAAACAAAAAACCCAGTTACAAGTCCAGCTCGGTCGCTTGGCCGGTCAATTGGGAGCGGTCGCGCTGCTGGTCGCCTCACTGGTTGTGGGCATCGGTGTTTGGGCGGGCCGCGAGGCGGGCGAACTGTTCATGACAGGCCTGTCACTGGCGGTGGCCGTTGTTCCAGAAGGCCTGCCGGCGGTGGTCACGATCACCTTGGCCTTGGGTGCAACGGCAATGGCGCGCCAAAATGCCGTCGTGCGGCGTTTGCAGGCCATCGAGACGCTGGGCGCGGCTTCGGTCATCTGCACCGACAAGACCGGAACCCTGACAGAAAACAAAATGACCGCGACCCGAATTTGGATGCCGCACGCAGCGTTTTCCGTCACCGGGACTGGCTATGACCCGATGGGCCATATTGCCCGCGACAATCAACGCGTCCGCGCATCCGATGATCTTTGTTTAGATGCTGCGCTTTCTACCGCTGCCCTTTGCAATCACGCCAGCCTGCGACGCCACGAGGGTGAATGGGTCATGCAGGGCTCGCCAACCGAAGGCGCGCTGGTGGTGCTCGCTCACAAGGGTTGGGTGAAGCTGCCGGACGACCGCGAACCGGTTAACGAAGAACCCTTTTCAAGCGAACGCAAACGCATGAGCGTCCTTGTGGGGACGCCACCGACCCTCCATTGCAAGGGAGCGCCGGAACAGGTCCTTGAACGCTGCGATCGTATCGCAACCCCAAGCGGTGCAACTGCCCTCGATGACGCTTGTCGCGGCAGTGTCATGGAAGCCTACCACGCCATGGCCGAACAAGGCCTGCGTGTGATCGCCCTCGCCTCGCGACCCGCCACTGACCCTACCGACACAGCCGAGGAACGGCTGATATTCAGCGCCTTGGTCGGGATCATCGACCCACCGCGCCCGGAAGTTAAAGACGCCGTTCGCCTCGCCCAGTCCGCCGGTATCCGCGTCATCATGATCACCGGTGACAGCCCTGTCACCGCGCAAGCGATCGCTGGCCAACTGGCTATTCCGGTCGAACGCGCTGTGACTGGTCCGGAGATCGAAGCATTAAACAACGACGAGTTGCGCGAAGCACTTGCTGGCGATCTTCTGTTTGCCCGCGCCAAACCGGCCCAGAAAATCCGCATCGTCGAAGCGCTGCAAGCGCAAGACAAAATCGTTGCGATGACCGGGGATGGCGTCAACGATGCGCCGGCGCTCAAGCAAGCCGACATAGGCATTTCCATGGGCCAACGTGGCACGGCTGTCGCCCGCGACGCGTCCGACCTTATCCTGCTCGACGACAACTTTGCGACGATTGTCGCCGCCATCAAAGAGGGGCGGCGCCAGTTCGACAATGTCCGCAAGTTCGTGCGCTACCTGCTCACCTCCAACGCCGGCGAGATCGTCGCCATCCTCGCCAACATCCTGATCGGCGGGCCACTGATCTTCTTGGCAACGCAGATCCTTTGGATGAACCTGGTGACCGACGGTGTGACCGCCGTGGCGCTGGGTTTGGAAAAAGCCGAAAAGGGACAAATGCAGCGCAAGCCGCGCGCGCCCTCAACGCCGATAATCGGTTGGGACGGGCTGTTCTTCATCGTCTTGTTCGCAATCTACACAGGATCCGCCAGCCTTTGGATTTTCTACCAAACGCTACCGCTTGGCGTCGAGGTTGCCCGCACAGCAGCGTTCACGGGCATGATCGTCTTTGAAAAGGTCAGCGTGTTCGCGTTCCGATCGCTGCGCCACCCCTGCTCGCAGATTGGCTGGCTGAGCAACCCGTTCCTTATCGTCACGCTCACCATCACTCTGTTGGCGCAAGTGGCCGCCGTTTACTGGCCGCCGCTTCAACTGCTTTTGCACACTGCTCCCTTGGGCCAAGAGCAGTGGGTAATGATCGCCATACTCGCTCTGCCACTTATTGTGATCCCCGAACTGGTCAAGCTCGTCACACGGCCGAAGATCGCTTGA
- a CDS encoding LacI family DNA-binding transcriptional regulator — protein sequence MGEGNKKIRNMEEFASVSGLSRPTVSKYFFDPNSVRKSTRARIEQALEQYDYRPNVYAVNQNRRLTKSIGVLVPYLADPFFAEMARQIERLCIDAGYRPIVFSSHGAPSVEAENLESLLALKPAGALLAPLGRTSDHGALARFCDAVPSVLFDSNIEGIGEGFVGLNNSQSIGEIVRYLCETGEPPCLFEGRMAPNPNVRSKLEAYVQTMEQLGHEPQIVYADGEGWDFEQIGYNGAKKAFADRALSTNTILCGNDRLAVGVLAAAYESGLRVGRGSGCALRVAGHDDHPFSRFTCPTLTTVSQSFDTIARRSVELLRAHVEEDGADAGERSTTLFNGRLVVRESA from the coding sequence ATGGGTGAGGGCAATAAGAAAATTCGCAACATGGAAGAGTTCGCGAGCGTTAGCGGCCTGTCGCGTCCGACCGTTTCAAAATACTTTTTCGATCCCAACAGCGTTCGCAAGTCCACCCGTGCGCGGATCGAACAAGCGCTTGAACAGTATGACTACCGCCCAAACGTTTATGCGGTGAATCAGAACCGTCGGCTGACCAAGAGTATCGGTGTTTTGGTGCCTTATCTGGCTGACCCGTTCTTTGCGGAAATGGCGCGTCAGATCGAGCGGCTGTGTATCGACGCTGGCTATCGGCCCATCGTTTTCAGTTCCCATGGTGCGCCCTCGGTTGAAGCCGAGAATCTGGAAAGTCTTCTTGCGCTGAAGCCCGCCGGTGCGTTGCTGGCGCCTTTGGGTCGGACGTCTGACCATGGCGCTTTGGCGCGTTTCTGCGATGCCGTGCCTTCGGTGCTTTTTGACAGCAATATTGAAGGCATTGGCGAGGGTTTTGTTGGCCTTAACAATAGCCAGAGCATCGGCGAGATTGTCCGCTATCTCTGCGAAACTGGCGAGCCGCCCTGCCTGTTTGAGGGCCGGATGGCCCCCAATCCAAACGTACGATCCAAGCTTGAAGCCTATGTGCAGACCATGGAGCAGCTCGGCCATGAGCCCCAGATCGTCTATGCCGACGGCGAGGGCTGGGACTTTGAACAGATCGGCTATAATGGCGCAAAAAAAGCGTTTGCCGACCGTGCCTTGTCGACCAACACCATTCTTTGCGGCAATGATCGCCTGGCGGTTGGCGTGCTGGCCGCGGCCTATGAATCGGGTCTTCGCGTCGGGCGAGGGAGCGGGTGCGCGCTGCGCGTGGCCGGTCATGATGACCACCCCTTTTCGCGCTTCACCTGCCCGACACTGACCACCGTCTCACAGAGCTTTGACACCATCGCTCGGCGTTCGGTTGAACTGCTTCGCGCGCATGTCGAAGAGGATGGCGCTGACGCCGGTGAGCGCTCAACCACTCTGTTCAATGGTCGCCTGGTGGTGCGTGAGTCTGCTTGA
- a CDS encoding sugar ABC transporter substrate-binding protein: MTLVKKLGAATALTLTMTGGAVFAQDATITIATVNNGDMIRMQGYTDQFTEQTGIAVEWVTLEENVLRQRVTTDITTNGGQFDIMTIGMYETPIWGANGWLVPLDGLSDAYNVDDILPAMRGGLSHDGTLYAAPFYGESSMIMYRTDLMEAAGLEMPDAPTWEFIREAAAAMTDRDNDINGICLRGKAGWGEGGAFITAMSNSFGARWFDEDWNAQFDTEAWANTLNFYKGMMDESGPTGYSTNGFNENLSLFNQGKCGMWIDATVAASFVTGDDSTVADSVGFALAPDTGLGKRSNWLWAWALAIPAGTQQQDEALQFIEWATSTDYIELVAENEGWANVPPGARTSLYENPNYTSVPFAQMTLDSILSADPNNPTVDPVPYVGIQFAAIPEFAGIATEVSQEFSAAYAGQQSIEEALEKAQAITNEAMEAAGYR, translated from the coding sequence ATGACTCTCGTCAAAAAGCTTGGCGCGGCCACAGCACTAACTCTCACAATGACCGGCGGCGCCGTTTTCGCCCAGGATGCCACCATCACGATCGCGACCGTCAACAATGGCGATATGATCCGGATGCAGGGCTACACCGATCAATTCACCGAACAGACAGGCATTGCCGTTGAGTGGGTGACGCTCGAAGAAAACGTTCTTCGCCAGCGTGTGACCACTGACATCACCACCAATGGCGGTCAGTTCGACATCATGACCATCGGCATGTACGAGACGCCGATCTGGGGTGCCAATGGCTGGCTCGTGCCACTAGACGGCCTTTCTGACGCTTACAATGTGGACGACATTTTGCCTGCGATGCGCGGTGGCCTGTCGCACGACGGCACACTCTATGCCGCGCCATTCTATGGCGAAAGCTCCATGATCATGTACCGCACGGACCTGATGGAAGCGGCAGGCCTGGAAATGCCAGATGCTCCGACTTGGGAGTTCATCCGCGAAGCGGCTGCCGCCATGACCGACCGTGACAACGACATCAATGGCATCTGCCTGCGCGGCAAAGCTGGTTGGGGTGAAGGCGGGGCGTTCATCACCGCGATGTCCAACTCCTTCGGGGCACGCTGGTTCGATGAAGACTGGAATGCCCAGTTCGATACCGAAGCTTGGGCCAACACGCTGAATTTCTACAAAGGCATGATGGATGAGTCCGGTCCAACCGGTTACTCGACCAACGGCTTCAATGAGAACCTGTCGCTGTTCAACCAAGGCAAATGCGGTATGTGGATTGATGCCACGGTTGCTGCGTCCTTTGTCACAGGCGATGATTCAACCGTTGCTGACTCGGTGGGTTTTGCGTTGGCACCAGACACTGGTCTTGGCAAGCGCTCCAACTGGCTGTGGGCTTGGGCTCTCGCTATCCCAGCTGGCACCCAGCAGCAGGACGAAGCTCTCCAGTTCATCGAGTGGGCAACATCCACCGACTACATCGAGCTCGTGGCAGAGAACGAAGGTTGGGCCAACGTGCCTCCAGGCGCGCGTACGTCTCTGTACGAAAACCCCAACTATACGTCGGTGCCGTTCGCGCAGATGACGTTGGACTCGATCCTCTCAGCTGACCCCAACAATCCAACTGTGGACCCGGTTCCGTATGTTGGTATCCAGTTCGCGGCGATCCCTGAGTTCGCTGGTATCGCCACCGAAGTCAGCCAGGAATTCTCCGCAGCTTACGCTGGTCAGCAGAGCATCGAAGAAGCGCTGGAGAAGGCCCAGGCCATCACCAACGAAGCTATGGAAGCTGCCGGCTACCGCTAA
- a CDS encoding sugar ABC transporter permease encodes MATKASRSAARFMMAPAVVLLLGWMLVPLTMTLYFSFKQYLPLRGDSLERGLDWVGFDNYARFLSSSAFWPSVQTTLIMVGGVLVITVVLGVLLAMLLNQPIWGQGIVRILVIAPFFVMPTVSALVWKNMLMDPVNGIFAHLWRFFGAEPVSWLSDASLQSIILIASWQWLPFATLILLTAIQSLDSEQLEAAEMDGAPPLARFWFLVLPHLSRAITIVILIQTIFLLSIFAEIFVTTGGAFGTRTLTYLIFQRVVDSQNIGLGSAGGVYAIILANIVAIFLMRIVGKNLDK; translated from the coding sequence ATGGCCACCAAAGCATCCCGATCCGCCGCCCGCTTCATGATGGCGCCCGCCGTTGTCCTCCTTCTGGGGTGGATGCTGGTCCCGCTGACGATGACGCTGTACTTCTCGTTCAAGCAGTATTTGCCGCTGCGTGGTGACAGCCTTGAGCGCGGCTTGGACTGGGTTGGCTTCGACAACTACGCCCGCTTTCTCTCCTCCAGCGCTTTTTGGCCCAGCGTTCAGACCACTCTGATCATGGTTGGCGGTGTGCTGGTCATCACCGTGGTGCTGGGTGTGCTGCTGGCCATGCTGCTCAATCAGCCGATTTGGGGTCAGGGCATTGTGCGCATCTTGGTGATTGCGCCCTTCTTCGTGATGCCCACCGTGTCGGCCCTGGTCTGGAAAAACATGCTGATGGATCCGGTCAACGGCATCTTTGCCCATTTGTGGCGTTTCTTTGGTGCTGAACCGGTCTCGTGGCTCTCCGACGCCTCGCTCCAATCGATCATCCTCATCGCATCCTGGCAGTGGCTGCCATTTGCGACGCTCATCCTGCTGACGGCCATTCAATCGCTCGACAGCGAACAGTTGGAAGCCGCCGAAATGGACGGCGCTCCTCCGCTGGCGCGCTTCTGGTTCCTTGTGTTGCCGCACCTGTCGCGCGCCATCACCATTGTGATCCTGATCCAGACGATCTTCTTGCTGTCCATCTTTGCGGAGATTTTCGTAACCACCGGCGGCGCATTCGGCACCCGCACGCTCACCTACCTCATCTTCCAACGCGTCGTTGACAGCCAGAACATTGGACTGGGCTCTGCCGGCGGCGTCTACGCCATCATTCTTGCCAACATCGTTGCGATCTTCCTGATGCGGATCGTCGGCAAGAACCTGGACAAATAG